The following proteins are encoded in a genomic region of Jaculus jaculus isolate mJacJac1 chromosome 13, mJacJac1.mat.Y.cur, whole genome shotgun sequence:
- the Srp19 gene encoding signal recognition particle 19 kDa protein isoform X1 yields MACASARSPADQDRFICIYPAYLNNKKTIAEGRRIPINKAVENPTATEIQDVCSAVGLNVFLEKNKMYSREWNRDVQYRGRVRVQLRQEDGSLCLVQFPSRKSVMLYAAEMIPKLKTRTQKTGGGDPSLQQGEGSKKGKGKKKK; encoded by the exons ATGGCCTGCGCCTCAGCGCGGTCCCCGGCGGACCAAGACAG gtttatttgtatttacccTGCTTACTTAAATAACAAGAAGACCATCGCAGAAGGAAGGCGCATTCCCATAAATAAG GCTGTTGAAAATCCTACAGCTACAGAGATTCAAGATGTATGCTCAGCAGTTGGACTTAATGTATTTCTTGAG aaaaataaaatgtactccAGAGAATGGAATCGTGATGTTCAATACAGAGGCAGAGTTCGAGTACAGCTCAGACAGGAAGATGGCAGCCTCTGTCTTGTACAGTTTCCATCAC GTAAGTCAGTAATGTTGTATGCTGCAGAAATGATACCCAAACTAAAAACAAGGACACAAAAAACAGGAGGTGGTGACCCAAGTCTTCAGCAAGGAGAGGGAAgtaaaaaagggaaagggaagaagaagaagtga
- the Srp19 gene encoding signal recognition particle 19 kDa protein isoform X2: MACASARSPADQDRFICIYPAYLNNKKTIAEGRRIPINKAVENPTATEIQDVCSAVGLNVFLEKNKMYSREWNRDVQYRGRVRVQLRQEDGSLCLVQFPSQSIFTEGVCYIEGEKVVKAQVQMELFSWCSVRYGF, from the exons ATGGCCTGCGCCTCAGCGCGGTCCCCGGCGGACCAAGACAG gtttatttgtatttacccTGCTTACTTAAATAACAAGAAGACCATCGCAGAAGGAAGGCGCATTCCCATAAATAAG GCTGTTGAAAATCCTACAGCTACAGAGATTCAAGATGTATGCTCAGCAGTTGGACTTAATGTATTTCTTGAG aaaaataaaatgtactccAGAGAATGGAATCGTGATGTTCAATACAGAGGCAGAGTTCGAGTACAGCTCAGACAGGAAGATGGCAGCCTCTGTCTTGTACAGTTTCCATCAC aATCCATCTTTACTGAGGGAGTCTGTTacatagagggagagaaggtTGTGAAGGCGCAGGTGCAAATGGAGCTGTTCAGTTGGTGCTCAGTCCGTTACGGGTTTTGA